A portion of the Segatella copri DSM 18205 genome contains these proteins:
- a CDS encoding sigma-54-dependent transcriptional regulator encodes MKRILIVEDDLAFGTMIQTWLKKKGFDVERVTSVGAAIKAMGAGDAFHLVLSDLRLPDHDGLVLLQHIRKSDAHLPFIVMTSYAEVQNAVCAMKSGATDYVAKPFHPEILLEKIREAIQSAASAVSAPQPAESVAMQDAPQEEQQGAEVPRYIKGESEASKQLYEFVSLVAPTPMSVLILGASGTGKEYVARSIHEQSLRKDKPFYAIDCGAIPKEVAASEFFGYKKGAFTGAEQDKKGTFEIANGGTVFLDEMGNLNYEVQVQLLRALQERKIRPLGSTQEIDVDIRLICATNENLAQAVAEGKFREDLYHRINEFTIYMPALKDRGADIFLFANLFIKHANQELGKNVLGLDAKASEIIASYDWPGNLRELNNVMKRATLLTRGKYIGAQELEKTMAQTSPARPINMQLHSEQSEQESIAAALRATHGNKSKAAQLLAIDRKTLYNKMKKYGME; translated from the coding sequence ATGAAGAGGATATTGATTGTAGAAGACGATTTGGCATTCGGAACAATGATACAGACTTGGCTCAAAAAGAAAGGATTCGATGTAGAAAGGGTAACATCCGTAGGCGCTGCCATCAAAGCGATGGGAGCCGGCGATGCATTCCATCTGGTTCTTTCCGACCTGCGCCTGCCCGACCATGACGGACTGGTATTGCTCCAGCATATCAGAAAGTCCGATGCCCACCTGCCTTTTATCGTAATGACTAGCTATGCAGAGGTTCAGAATGCTGTATGTGCCATGAAATCGGGTGCTACCGATTACGTGGCTAAGCCCTTCCATCCCGAAATCCTCTTAGAGAAAATCCGTGAGGCTATCCAGTCGGCTGCTTCTGCGGTTTCAGCCCCTCAGCCTGCGGAATCTGTCGCCATGCAGGATGCCCCCCAAGAAGAGCAGCAGGGCGCGGAGGTGCCTAGATATATAAAAGGTGAAAGCGAGGCTTCCAAGCAGCTCTACGAATTCGTTTCGCTCGTTGCCCCTACCCCGATGTCAGTGCTCATTCTCGGAGCCAGCGGCACCGGAAAGGAATATGTGGCGCGCAGCATCCACGAACAGAGTCTGCGCAAGGACAAGCCTTTCTATGCCATCGACTGCGGCGCCATCCCTAAGGAGGTGGCGGCATCTGAATTCTTCGGATATAAGAAGGGTGCCTTTACCGGAGCCGAACAGGATAAGAAGGGTACCTTCGAGATAGCTAACGGCGGAACGGTTTTCCTCGATGAGATGGGAAACCTCAACTACGAAGTACAGGTGCAGCTCCTCAGAGCCTTGCAGGAGAGAAAAATACGTCCGCTGGGCAGCACGCAGGAGATTGATGTGGATATCCGACTCATCTGTGCCACCAACGAGAATCTGGCGCAGGCGGTAGCCGAAGGCAAGTTCAGAGAGGACCTCTATCACCGCATCAACGAGTTTACCATCTACATGCCTGCCCTCAAGGACAGAGGTGCCGACATCTTCCTCTTTGCCAACCTCTTTATCAAGCACGCCAACCAGGAACTGGGCAAGAATGTGCTCGGACTGGATGCCAAAGCCTCCGAAATCATTGCCTCATACGACTGGCCGGGCAACCTGCGCGAACTGAACAATGTGATGAAGCGCGCCACCCTGCTCACCCGTGGCAAGTATATCGGTGCCCAGGAACTGGAGAAGACGATGGCACAGACCTCCCCAGCCCGACCAATCAATATGCAGCTGCACAGCGAACAGTCGGAACAGGAAAGCATCGCCGCTGCCCTGAGAGCCACCCACGGCAACAAGAGCAAGGCTGCCCAACTGCTTGCCATCGACCGCAAGACTCTCTACAACAAAATGAAGAAATACGGCATGG
- a CDS encoding lipopolysaccharide biosynthesis protein — MAESLKEKTAKGLFWGAMNSGSTQVLNILFGIFLARLLSPADYGIIGILTIFTLIAGNLQSSGFTQALVNIRKPTDNDYNSVFWFNVLVSLTMYVVLFFCAPLIADFFHQPCLTSLSRFVFLSFFISSFGIAQNGYMMKNMMNKEITIVNFMALISSNVVGLILAFNGMAYWSLAWQQVIFILVLNIGRYYYTGWRPNFHIDFGPVRKMFGFSVKLLVTNIINTVSNNVLTFVFGRFYPINDVGNYSQAYNWDTKANSFVANTVGQIAQPVLASIQDDKNRELLVFRKMLRFTAFLSFPLMFGLTLVSREFILITIHEKWIASVPLLQILCVSGAFMPIYTLYQNLAISKGRSDVYMWCNIGQVVGLLALVLFCHQYGIQTMVIAYTLFIIAWLLVWQWMLKRVAGLRFLDVAKDILPFMLCAAATMVATYFITRSLQNIYLLLLVRLLVSATIYFCIMKLLKVQILEECIAFCKRGR, encoded by the coding sequence ATGGCAGAATCATTAAAGGAAAAAACCGCCAAGGGATTGTTCTGGGGAGCGATGAACAGTGGCTCTACCCAGGTACTCAATATCCTCTTTGGCATCTTCTTGGCGCGTTTGTTGTCGCCAGCCGATTATGGTATCATCGGCATCCTTACCATATTCACCCTGATAGCGGGCAATCTGCAGAGTAGCGGGTTTACCCAGGCACTGGTGAATATCAGGAAACCCACCGACAACGATTATAACTCGGTGTTCTGGTTTAATGTCCTGGTGAGTCTTACCATGTATGTGGTGCTCTTTTTCTGTGCACCGCTGATAGCAGATTTCTTCCATCAGCCTTGTCTCACCTCCCTGTCGCGCTTTGTGTTCCTGAGTTTCTTCATCTCTTCGTTTGGCATCGCCCAGAACGGATATATGATGAAGAACATGATGAACAAGGAGATTACCATCGTTAATTTCATGGCTCTGATCAGTTCGAATGTCGTGGGACTGATACTGGCATTCAACGGCATGGCTTACTGGAGTCTTGCCTGGCAGCAGGTTATCTTTATCCTCGTGCTGAATATAGGAAGATATTATTATACGGGATGGCGCCCGAATTTTCATATCGATTTCGGACCGGTAAGGAAGATGTTCGGATTCAGCGTGAAACTTCTGGTTACCAACATCATCAATACGGTGAGCAACAATGTATTGACCTTTGTCTTCGGCAGGTTCTATCCGATTAATGATGTGGGTAACTATAGTCAGGCATACAACTGGGACACCAAGGCTAATTCGTTTGTTGCCAATACGGTGGGACAGATAGCTCAGCCCGTCTTGGCTTCTATCCAGGACGATAAGAACCGCGAGTTGCTGGTGTTTAGAAAGATGCTCCGTTTCACGGCATTCCTTTCTTTCCCTTTGATGTTTGGCTTGACCCTTGTATCACGTGAATTCATTCTGATTACGATTCATGAGAAATGGATAGCCAGTGTGCCGCTGTTGCAGATTCTCTGCGTGAGCGGTGCCTTTATGCCTATTTACACGCTTTATCAGAATCTTGCCATCAGCAAGGGGCGTTCTGATGTGTATATGTGGTGCAACATCGGTCAGGTAGTGGGTTTGCTCGCTTTGGTATTGTTTTGTCATCAATATGGCATCCAGACCATGGTGATAGCCTATACCTTATTTATAATAGCCTGGCTCTTGGTCTGGCAGTGGATGCTGAAGCGTGTTGCAGGCTTGCGGTTCCTGGATGTGGCAAAGGATATACTGCCATTCATGCTTTGTGCGGCAGCCACCATGGTGGCCACCTATTTCATTACCCGCAGCTTGCAGAACATCTATCTCCTGCTGCTGGTTCGTCTGCTGGTTTCTGCCACCATCTACTTCTGTATCATGAAACTGCTGAAGGTGCAGATATTAGAAGAGTGTATAGCTTTCTGTAAGCGAGGTAGATAA
- a CDS encoding NAD-dependent epimerase/dehydratase family protein, with amino-acid sequence MIGNSPYKEDIARLFREGLELGRLHGKTILVAGATGLVGGCVVDVLMQNPARCYKVIAAGRNKERARQKFAAYWEDESFFFAEIDVIQPVIKSIDRMIGEPVYNELAEGADYIIDAASNASPNFFKQNPVEVMKANINGVSNLLEYGLSHRMQRMVYISSGEIYGEGDGSEFTEKSSGYVDCASVRACYPSSKRAAETLCMAYGAEYDADVVIARLSHTYGPGFTESDNRVYAQFIRNVLKGEDIVLKSKGEAFRSWLYVVDAAHAILRLLLDGEKANAYNVAHSESNISIRQLAELIARKADRKVVFDIPEADAQQGNTTPITKATFSTDKLKALGWKPLFDVEEGFGHTLQEVREG; translated from the coding sequence ATGATAGGAAATTCACCATATAAGGAAGATATTGCGCGCCTTTTCCGGGAAGGTTTGGAATTGGGGCGTCTGCATGGCAAGACCATTCTTGTGGCTGGTGCTACAGGATTGGTAGGAGGCTGTGTGGTTGATGTGCTGATGCAGAATCCTGCCCGGTGCTACAAGGTGATAGCAGCCGGAAGAAACAAGGAACGTGCCCGACAGAAGTTTGCTGCCTATTGGGAGGATGAATCTTTCTTCTTTGCAGAGATAGACGTTATCCAGCCTGTCATCAAGAGCATCGACAGGATGATAGGGGAACCAGTCTATAATGAGTTGGCTGAGGGCGCTGATTACATTATCGATGCAGCCAGCAATGCGAGTCCTAACTTCTTTAAGCAGAACCCTGTAGAGGTGATGAAGGCAAACATCAACGGCGTATCCAACCTGTTGGAATATGGATTGAGTCACCGTATGCAGCGCATGGTTTATATCTCTTCGGGTGAAATCTATGGCGAGGGCGATGGCTCTGAATTTACCGAGAAGAGTAGCGGCTATGTGGATTGTGCATCGGTGCGTGCCTGCTATCCATCTTCCAAACGTGCTGCCGAAACACTCTGCATGGCATACGGAGCAGAGTATGATGCCGATGTGGTGATAGCCAGACTGAGTCATACCTACGGCCCGGGCTTTACAGAGAGTGACAATAGGGTGTATGCCCAGTTTATCCGCAATGTTCTGAAGGGTGAGGATATCGTCCTGAAGAGTAAGGGTGAGGCTTTCCGCTCCTGGCTTTATGTAGTAGATGCCGCCCATGCCATCTTGCGCCTCCTGCTGGATGGCGAGAAGGCAAATGCCTATAATGTGGCTCATTCAGAATCGAATATTTCCATCCGCCAACTGGCAGAGCTGATAGCCCGGAAAGCGGATAGAAAGGTGGTGTTTGATATTCCTGAGGCGGATGCGCAGCAGGGCAATACCACGCCTATCACCAAGGCAACCTTCAGTACGGATAAGCTCAAGGCTTTAGGCTGGAAACCGCTCTTTGATGTAGAAGAAGGTTTCGGACATACCTTGCAGGAAGTGAGGGAAGGCTAA
- a CDS encoding glycosyltransferase family 2 protein, whose product MLKISILTPIYGVEKYIEQCARSLFEQSYASIEYIFVDDCTPDKSISILQSLLKEYPGRAQQVRIIHHDRNRGVGAARQTALMAATGDYLLFADSDDMLPKDAVEKLAGKADSSHADLIDGGYREWCDEKAGRLQKPFDVSDEKLLKLLVCQNIITNRLWGRIYKRSLIMEHRIFFEEGINYAEDLFWNAQFMFYGKKVNIDDAVYYYRTDNENSYNHNISEKNLLSYFKSTRRLIDFFEQNDKKHQYLRATEIGIVNAYRWAANAHVAFEKVDQALDYKPKNCLIRLIIKLIKKGVPVKRVNLIYLAYRKLYTLLISAPSAVS is encoded by the coding sequence ATGCTGAAAATAAGTATCTTAACCCCTATCTATGGAGTAGAAAAATATATCGAACAGTGCGCCCGTTCACTGTTCGAGCAGTCGTATGCGTCTATCGAATACATCTTTGTAGATGACTGTACCCCCGATAAAAGTATCAGTATCCTACAATCGCTTCTGAAAGAATATCCGGGAAGAGCACAACAGGTACGCATCATCCACCACGACAGAAACCGGGGCGTGGGAGCTGCAAGACAGACGGCACTGATGGCGGCTACAGGCGATTATCTTTTATTTGCCGATAGCGATGACATGCTGCCGAAAGATGCAGTTGAGAAGCTGGCAGGAAAAGCAGATAGTAGCCATGCCGACCTGATTGATGGCGGCTACCGGGAATGGTGCGATGAAAAGGCAGGCAGACTCCAGAAACCTTTTGATGTTTCTGATGAGAAACTGCTCAAACTGCTTGTCTGTCAGAACATCATCACCAACCGGCTGTGGGGCAGAATCTATAAGCGTTCGCTCATCATGGAGCACAGGATATTCTTTGAAGAGGGCATCAACTATGCGGAAGATCTTTTCTGGAATGCCCAGTTTATGTTCTACGGCAAAAAGGTGAACATCGATGATGCAGTATATTATTACCGTACCGACAATGAGAATTCCTACAATCACAACATCTCTGAAAAGAACCTCCTGTCATACTTCAAATCAACCCGCCGACTCATCGATTTTTTCGAGCAGAACGATAAGAAGCATCAGTACCTCAGGGCCACAGAGATAGGCATCGTCAATGCCTACCGCTGGGCGGCAAACGCTCATGTAGCCTTCGAAAAGGTGGATCAGGCGCTCGACTACAAGCCTAAGAACTGCCTCATCCGACTCATCATCAAGCTCATCAAAAAGGGGGTACCTGTCAAGAGGGTGAATCTTATCTACCTCGCTTACAGAAAGCTATACACTCTTCTAATATCTGCACCTTCAGCAGTTTCATGA
- a CDS encoding LicD family protein: protein MDIKNIKKEWNATILDILKAFIEICNKYHLRYYCCAGTAIGAARHHGMIPWDDDIDVLMPRPDYDRLLEIAKHEDFGKYEVVTPYNNESYPLYFSKLVNRETTLIEEKERPCIIGLYVDIFPLDATDDDLETAKALYRKYSKTINRLNAVTTHNTFFEYISLLLHKETWGRFAIKTIAFFCRSKMRHRLIQQMDEMSHRYNFDKAKNVLVNTGSYHYKEIFPKEWLGKGKEFPFEDTTVLLPEQADTYLRHFFGDYMKFPPVEQRVEKHLRYYLNMEKRETWDEIKRKL, encoded by the coding sequence ATGGATATTAAGAACATCAAGAAGGAATGGAACGCCACAATACTCGATATATTGAAGGCTTTCATCGAAATCTGCAACAAGTATCACCTCAGATATTACTGTTGTGCCGGCACCGCCATCGGAGCCGCCCGTCACCACGGAATGATTCCCTGGGACGATGACATCGACGTACTGATGCCACGCCCCGACTACGACCGTCTGCTCGAAATCGCCAAGCATGAAGACTTTGGCAAATACGAGGTAGTAACTCCCTACAACAACGAGTCATACCCTCTGTATTTCTCCAAACTCGTGAATCGCGAAACCACCCTTATCGAGGAGAAGGAGCGTCCCTGCATCATCGGTCTTTACGTAGATATCTTCCCTCTTGATGCCACCGACGATGACCTGGAAACGGCAAAGGCGCTGTATCGGAAATACTCTAAGACCATCAACCGTCTGAATGCCGTAACCACCCACAATACTTTCTTTGAGTACATCTCCCTGCTCCTGCACAAGGAAACCTGGGGCCGCTTTGCCATCAAGACGATCGCCTTCTTCTGCCGCAGCAAGATGCGCCACCGCCTCATCCAGCAGATGGACGAGATGAGTCACCGGTATAACTTCGATAAGGCGAAGAACGTACTGGTGAATACAGGTTCCTACCACTATAAGGAGATTTTCCCGAAGGAATGGCTCGGCAAGGGCAAGGAATTCCCGTTCGAGGATACCACCGTCTTGCTGCCGGAGCAGGCTGATACCTATCTGCGCCACTTCTTTGGCGACTATATGAAGTTTCCACCCGTAGAACAGAGAGTAGAGAAACACCTTCGCTACTATCTGAACATGGAAAAGCGGGAAACATGGGATGAGATTAAAAGAAAGCTTTAG
- a CDS encoding serine O-acetyltransferase has translation MNPIVQTIILSASAVRMLPHIALYLLHKKEIDADLLKVQDRKPTVLNLIKACTRERSFRNLFYYRMGEYRSVFISWLLPPERTMTIWCPYIGKGAHLEHSYATYLNAESIGDDFYCLQMVTLGNGKGGRPTIGNDVKIYTGATVFGGIHIGNHVTIGAGAVVFQDIPDGATVVGNPGRIIQK, from the coding sequence ATGAATCCGATAGTACAAACCATCATATTGTCAGCTTCGGCGGTGCGCATGTTGCCGCATATTGCTCTGTATCTGCTCCATAAGAAGGAGATAGATGCCGACCTGCTGAAGGTGCAGGACAGGAAGCCTACGGTGCTCAACCTGATTAAGGCATGTACCCGCGAAAGGAGTTTCCGCAATCTGTTTTATTACCGTATGGGCGAATACCGTTCGGTTTTCATCAGCTGGCTGTTGCCTCCCGAGCGTACGATGACCATCTGGTGCCCGTATATCGGGAAGGGTGCGCATCTGGAGCACAGCTATGCCACCTATCTCAACGCAGAAAGTATAGGTGATGACTTCTACTGTCTGCAGATGGTGACGCTGGGCAACGGCAAGGGCGGCAGACCTACCATCGGAAATGACGTGAAGATTTATACCGGCGCCACGGTATTCGGCGGCATCCATATCGGCAACCACGTGACGATAGGCGCCGGTGCCGTGGTATTCCAGGATATTCCCGACGGGGCTACCGTGGTAGGGAATCCGGGGAGAATCATTCAGAAATAA
- a CDS encoding DUF6080 domain-containing protein: MNNIFRIKKEERLFALITLIVIIAFNVLMITYHFDDFGKPKAGFWTLFTKNFQISGFDPYTYLTLSKWKVYYTEYRHPMLPFFLYPFSLLNGWLIELTSRNWATTIVAVMMTFFSTYSTLFFRRIFREVMQLKAIDSNVLTAMLFSFAYVLLVTFVDDHFGMSLFFLSMTLYLAGKQQQEHRSMPWWQTALLFFFTAGITLSNGAKTFLAALFTNGKKLFRPKYLALGIILPTLLIGAAGIYQNKAFIIPNRLEGERLVAQKAAKDSTFRAKMEQKQKHDKAIAGKNIQKRGMLSWADMSISRSESLVENVFGESLILHREHLLEDIHSHRPIFVKYQTPVPYIIEGIIVILLCMGFWMGRRSAFLWLTASWVVCDAFIHLVMGFGLNEVYIMAAHWAFIIPICIGYIIRNCKEKYLPYLRGGLAIITIFLFFYNSTLIFEYLTR; encoded by the coding sequence ATGAACAATATATTTAGAATTAAAAAAGAAGAAAGGCTCTTTGCCTTGATTACACTCATCGTTATCATCGCCTTCAATGTGCTGATGATAACCTATCATTTTGATGATTTCGGCAAGCCGAAAGCAGGATTTTGGACGCTCTTCACCAAGAACTTTCAGATTTCAGGTTTCGACCCCTACACCTACCTTACCCTCTCGAAGTGGAAGGTGTATTACACGGAGTATCGCCATCCCATGCTCCCTTTCTTCCTCTATCCTTTCTCGCTACTGAACGGCTGGCTGATAGAACTCACCTCCCGCAACTGGGCAACTACCATCGTGGCGGTGATGATGACATTCTTCTCCACCTACTCCACCCTCTTCTTCAGAAGAATCTTCAGAGAGGTGATGCAGCTGAAGGCTATAGACAGCAATGTGCTCACAGCGATGCTTTTTTCCTTTGCCTACGTGCTGCTCGTCACCTTTGTAGATGACCATTTCGGCATGTCGCTTTTCTTCCTGTCGATGACACTTTATCTGGCAGGCAAACAGCAGCAGGAACACCGCAGCATGCCTTGGTGGCAAACAGCCCTGCTCTTTTTCTTCACGGCAGGCATCACGCTGAGCAATGGCGCCAAGACCTTCCTTGCCGCCCTCTTTACCAATGGCAAAAAACTCTTCCGCCCGAAATATCTGGCATTGGGCATCATCTTGCCTACCCTCCTGATAGGTGCTGCAGGCATTTATCAGAACAAGGCTTTCATCATTCCGAACCGTCTGGAAGGAGAACGGCTCGTTGCCCAAAAGGCTGCAAAAGACAGTACTTTTAGGGCAAAGATGGAACAGAAGCAAAAACACGATAAGGCCATCGCTGGCAAGAATATCCAGAAACGGGGCATGCTCTCATGGGCAGATATGTCTATCTCCCGTTCAGAATCATTGGTTGAAAACGTTTTTGGCGAATCGCTTATCCTGCACAGAGAACATCTGCTGGAAGATATCCACAGCCACCGCCCGATATTCGTGAAATACCAGACACCCGTTCCTTATATCATAGAGGGTATCATCGTGATTCTGTTGTGCATGGGCTTTTGGATGGGAAGACGCTCTGCCTTTCTCTGGCTCACAGCCTCATGGGTGGTATGCGATGCCTTCATTCATCTGGTCATGGGATTCGGACTGAACGAGGTTTATATCATGGCTGCCCATTGGGCGTTCATCATTCCGATCTGTATCGGATATATCATCAGAAACTGTAAGGAGAAATATCTGCCTTATCTTCGTGGAGGACTCGCCATCATCACCATCTTCCTGTTCTTCTATAACAGCACGCTGATATTCGAGTATCTCACAAGATAA
- a CDS encoding IspD/TarI family cytidylyltransferase has translation MNYALIIAGGSGNRMGQDIPKQFMHVDNCPIIIHTMMAFQKHPDIQGIAVVCLAGWETVLQSYANQFCITKLKWIFPGGSNGQESIRNGIYGLKEAGCGDDDLVLVHDAVRPLLSQDIISSNIAICQKYGYAITGIKCREAILESEDGFTTNTSIPRDKLIRTQTPQTFRLGNLIAAHEEAKEKGITNSVASCTLMAELGGRQMHIVPGSEKNIKITTVEDLEILKALMKVQPEAWLK, from the coding sequence ATGAACTATGCATTGATCATAGCCGGAGGTTCTGGCAATAGAATGGGACAGGACATCCCAAAGCAGTTTATGCATGTAGACAACTGTCCTATCATCATCCATACGATGATGGCTTTTCAGAAGCATCCTGATATTCAGGGTATTGCTGTGGTATGTCTGGCAGGTTGGGAAACGGTACTGCAGTCGTATGCCAACCAGTTCTGCATTACCAAGCTGAAATGGATATTCCCTGGCGGAAGCAATGGTCAGGAGTCGATCCGCAATGGTATCTATGGCTTGAAAGAGGCGGGATGCGGTGATGACGACCTGGTGCTGGTGCATGATGCCGTGCGCCCACTCTTGTCGCAAGACATCATCTCATCCAATATCGCCATCTGCCAGAAGTATGGCTATGCCATTACGGGTATCAAATGTAGAGAGGCTATCCTGGAGAGCGAAGATGGTTTCACGACCAATACCAGTATTCCGCGCGACAAACTGATCCGTACCCAGACACCCCAGACCTTCCGTTTGGGCAATCTGATAGCAGCCCACGAAGAGGCTAAGGAGAAGGGCATCACCAATTCGGTGGCATCCTGTACCCTGATGGCAGAACTGGGAGGCAGACAGATGCATATCGTGCCTGGTTCAGAGAAGAACATCAAGATAACCACCGTTGAGGATCTGGAGATACTGAAGGCACTGATGAAGGTTCAGCCTGAGGCTTGGTTAAAATAA